The genomic stretch AGCGTTCATCAAATAGTCCAACCTTTTTAAAACACTCTGTCCTGAAAAATATAAAACTTCCTTGATGATATGGTATATTCATCTCTTTTGATAAATCTCTGTTTTTAAGCAGATACCTGTCGTCCATCTTTTTGCCCCAACTCTTTGGTAAAAAACGTCTGAAAATAAGGTTTGCAGGTGTTGGCAGTAGTCGGCAAGTGTATTGTATTTCTCCGTTGGGATATACAATTTTAGGTTGTGCCTGTGCAACATCGGGGTTATTGTTCATATAGTTATATAGCACCTCTATTGCTGAACCATCAAAACTAATGTCGCTGTTCATAACAATATGATAGTCGCTGCCTATTAACATTGCTTCACGTATGGCAATATTGTGTCCTGCTCCAAAGCCTCTGTTTTCTGATGGAATATATTCTGCCTTGTCAAAACCTTTGCAGGTTTGGGCTATATAATCTCTGCTTGAGTTGTCAATAACATATACTCGCCCTATTATTGAAGTCTCAATATCAGTGAGGCAGTTGTTCAACTCCTCAATATCGGTATTATATGTTACAACTGATGCAGTTATCATTATCTATATGTTATTTCTTGCGATTAGGATTTTCTGGGAACCATCCTCGCTCAACTCTTTTACGTTGCTCAAATACCTCTTTAATACTCCAGAACGATGAAAACGAGAATACTCCAAACAGCGCTGATATTGTAAGATTGTTGCATAGTATTGATGCTACGCACCCTATAATACCCATTACTAAAAATATCCACCAACTTTTTGTCCCCCAATAGTATTCTGCTTTAATTACTATTGGGTGAAAAAGTCCAATAATCAAAAAGGTGCAAATGCCTATTAGCAGACCATGTAAATTATTTAATTCCATAAAACTTCTTTTCTTAATGAACAAAAATATAACATTATTGTTCTATTATCAGAGAGCATTAATTTATTACTTGAATAAACAAACCTTTGTTTATATAAAATGTGCGAGTAGGGGAGGTAATCCCTTAAATAAATACAAAGTGAAATCCGCCCCTACTCGTAACATACCTACCACGCGCTACAAAGGATATTGCTCTAAAATTGGATCATTATATTCAATCTGTAACTCTTTTAACTGTTGTTTGAGTTTAATAATTATATCTTTATATTCAGGATTGTTATATAGGTTTGTCATCTCTTTAGGATCTGTTGCTCTGTCGTATAACTCCCAAACATCTATATCATCATAAAAGTGAATTAGTTTATATCTGCCATCATATATTCCGTAGTGTTTCTTTACTGCATGTTCGGCAGGATATTCGTAAAAATGGTAGTATAATGCTTTACGCTCCATTGTGTTATTTTCACTCTTCAATATTGGTAACATTGATTTGCCTTGAATGTCTTCAGGTATATCTGCTCCAGCAATATCAAGGAATGTAGGAGCATAGTCAATGTTTTGAACAAGATCGGTTATCTCTCCGCGTCTCTCATATCCATTAGGCATACGCATAATTAGAGGTGTACTAAACGATTCGTTATACATAAATCGTTTGTCAAACCATCCGTGTTCTCCCATATAAAATCCTTGATCAGATGTATATACTATCAGGGTATTCTCCAATAAATCATTCTCTTCTAAATATGCGAGTAGGCGACCAACATTGTCATCCAACGATTTTACGGTCTTCATATAATCCTTCATATAACGTTGGTATTTCCACTCAGCCAACTCTTTACCTTTAAGGTTTGATGCGTAAAAATCATTTATAATTGGGGTGTAATGAGCATCCCATACTTTGCGTTGCTCTTCGTTCATTGTTCCGTATAAACCATGTTTGCCGTCATCAGTTATATAGTTCTGGCGTAAGCGACTTTCAAGTCCGGGACGATACATTTTAAGATCGTATATCAAATCCATATCATTGGTCTTAATATCCATCTCTTGCTCTTTTGCCGCAACTCTACCTTCGTAATCGTCATAGAAATTATCAGGTAATGGGAAAACTACATCTTCGTATGCGTCAAGGTTGCAAGTGTCAGCCATCCAATTGCGGTGAATTGCCTTGTGGTGTACCAACAAGCAGAAAGGTTTTTCATTATCTTTATTCTCCTCTAACCACGCTATACTCTTGTCTGTTATAAGATTTGTAACATAACCGTCACAAACGGTTGTATCTCCGTTTGTGATAAATTGAGGGTTAAAATATTCTCCTTGTCCGTTAAGTATCTCCCAATGGTCAAATCCGGTAGGAACTGAATGTAAATGCCATTTACCAATAATTGCAGTTTGGTATCCTGCATTTTGTAGTAACTTGGGGAATGTTTGCTGACTACCGTCAAAATAAGAATCTATATTGTTAGTAAATCCATTTGCGTGGCTATGTTTACCTGTTAGCATACATGCCCTGCTTGGTCCACTTAATGAGTTGGCAACATAACTGTTGGTGAATATAACTCCTTCATTTGCTATGCGGTCTAAATTTGGAGTGTTTGCGTAATCATAACCATAGCACCCCATTGCCTGTTGTGTATGGTCATCAGTCATTATATAAATAATATTGAGAGGTTTTTCCTCTTTTGCAGTGGAACATGCACCTAAAATTGATAGAGCAGAAATTCCACCTAAAGTGTATAAATTATTAAGTTTCATATATAATAGTTTGTTTGTTTTATGCAAAAATAATAAATTTTCTAAAACCTCTAATCTTCTAATGAGCAAATATTAAATAAAAAATATTAACTTCGCAAACCTAATGTGTGTATATAAATAATATCGAATTTTGAATAAATATTAATATTGTATGGCAGACGATAAAAAAGTTATCTTTTCGATGGTGGGAGTGAGTAAAACATACCCTCCACAAAAACAAGTATTAAAAAACATCTACTTATCATTCTTCTATGGTGCAAAAATAGGTATCATAGGTCTTAATGGTTCTGGTAAATCAACATTGTTGAAAATTATTGCAGGTTTAGATACTTCATATCAAGGAGAGGTAGTTTTCTCGCCCGGATATTCAGTTGGATATCTTCCTCAAGAGCCTCAATTAGATGATGAAAAGACCGTTAAAGAACTTGTTCAAGAGGGTGTACAGCCTATAATGGATACTCTAAAAGAGTACGAAGAGATAAATGAAAAATTTGGACTACCCGAATATTACGAAGATCCCGACAAAATGGATCAACTATTCCAACGTCAGGCTGAGTTACAAGATATGATTGATGCAACCGATGCTTGGAATATTGATAGCAAATTGGAGCGTGCTATGGATGCACTTCGTTGTCCTCCCGAAGACCAAAAAGCAGGTACTCTTTCTGGTGGAGAGCGACGTCGTGTTGCTCTTTGCCGATTGCTGCTTCAACAACCTGATGTGCTACTGCTTGATGAGCCAACCAACCACTTGGATGCAGAGTCAATTGATTGGTTAGAGCAACATCTAAACCAATATCCCGGTACAGTAATTGCCATTACTCACGACCGTTACTTCCTTGACCATGTTGCAGGATGGATTCTTGAACTTGACCGAGGCGAAGGAATTCCTTGGAAAGGTAACTACACCTCATGGCTCGATCAAAAAACAAAACGTATGGAGCAGGAGGAGAAACAGGCAAGTAAACGCCGTAAAACTCTTGAACGTGAGTTGGAGTGGATAAATATGTCGCCTAAAGCACGTCAGGCAAAAGGTAAAGCCCGTCTTAACTCTTACGATAAACTTCTTAATCAAGATCAAAAAGAGCGTGAAGAGAAGCTCGAAATATATATACCTAATGGTCCACGTTTAGGTAATAAAGTAATTGAGGCAAATGGAGTTGCAAAAGCTTTTGGCGATAAGTTATTATTTGATAATCTAAACTTTATGTTACCTCCCAATGGTATAGTTGGAGTTATTGGTCCCAACGGAGCAGGAAAAACAACTCTTTTCCGTTTAATTACAGGAAGTGAAAAAGCTGACAAAGGTACTTTTGAGGTTGGTGAAACAGTAAAAGTTGCGTATGTTGACCAATCTCACAAAGATATTGACCCTGAAAAAACAGTATATCAAATAATTTCACAAGGTGTTGAGTTAATTCGTATGGGTGGCAAGGATATTAATGCTCGTGCTTACCTATCTCGTTTCAATTTCACAGGTGCAGATCAGGAGAAGAAGGCTGGAGTCTTATCGGGAGGTGAACGTAACCGCCTGCATTTGGCTATGGCATTAAAAGAGGAGGGTAACGTGTTGTTACTTGATGAGCCTACAAATGATATTGATGTTAATACTCTTCGTGCATTGGAAGAGGGATTGGAGAACTTTGCAGGATGTGCAGTAGTTGTATCGCACGACCGTTGGTTCTTGGATAGAATATGTACTCATATTCTTGCATTTGAAGGAAACTCTGAGGTATTCTTCTTTGAGGGAAGTTATTCTGAGTATGAGGAGAATAAAAAGATGCGTCTTGGAAATATAGAGCCTAAACGTCCTCGCTATCGCAAACTAATGGAATAATAAATAAAAGTAAAATTTAATATGAGGCGGTGCGCCACAATTAACAAACTACTGTGTTGTTTTCAGTATTAGGACTCAGATAAGTCCTTCTTTCTCCCTAAATTTCAACGCCTTGTATTTTATCAATTCTTACAAAGTTGCGAGTAAACGAAAGCAGAGTACTATTTATACAAACTATGCTGAGGGTAAGCAACTTCGAAAAATTTCAAACCTAAGAGAGGCTGTGTCAATTTGACACAGCCTCTCTATTCTAATTATATACCACAACATATAAATTAAGGTATGTTGCAAATAGTAACCATACCATATATGGCACATTTAACCAGAATGCTGTTTTCTTAATATCGTAGCACCTCTTCATATATAGCAACAGAGCAATGTCGAGTATAAAGATATTTATGAACCCAAGCATTGGTGATTGCATATAAAAGAACAATATACTCCATAAAAAATTAAGTGCAAGTTGAATAGAAAACAGCATTACTCCACTGTTTCGCAGATGTGAATTGCTTCCCCAAATAATACCTAATGATATGCCGTTAAGAATATAAATTATACCCCAAGCAATAGGAAATATATAATTTGGCGGAGATAGTGAAGATCTGTTCAGATATGGATACCAGTTAGTTAATGAGTAAGATTGGATATATCCCGATATTAACCCAATTAACATACACAATGCAACACCTATGATAGATGCTGTTATAGTTTTAATAATTAGCTGCTGTTTCATATCGTCTTATAGTTTTATATTAATAACATAGAATATAAATATTTGGTTTTATCATCTGTGTTTAAAATCATATAATGTCAATATTAAACTGATGTTATTAATTTTTGTATTATTTATACACTCTACATTATTAACTTTTTATAATTTTGTGACTTGAAATAATTAATAAGGATATGGATAAAAAATTAAATCTTGAAACACTCTGTGTTCAAGCAGGATGGACACCTAAAAAAGGAGAACCAAGAGTTGTACCCGTATATCAAAGTACAACCTTTAAATATGATACAAGCGAACAAATGGCTCGTCTGTTTGATTTGGAAGACAGCGGATATTTTTATACTCGCCTTCAAAATCCTACAAACGATGCGGTAGCAGCAAAAATAGCAGCCTTAGAGGGTGGTGTGGCAGCAATGTTAACATCATCTGGACAAGCAGCAAATTTCTATGCAATATTCAATATTTGTCAAGCAGGAGATCACTTTGTATGTTCATCAGCAATATATGGAGGAACATTCAATCTCTTTGCTGTAACTATGAAAAAATTGGGTATTGATGTAACATTTATTGCTCCCAATGCAACAGAGGATGAGATAAATGCGGCTTTTAAGCCAAATACAAAAGCATTGTTTGGAGAAACAATCTCTAACCCTTCGCTTGATGTGTTGGATATTGAGAAATTTGCTCGGGTTGCCCATAAAAATGGAGTACCATTAATAGTTGATAATACATTCCCAACTCCAATAAATTGCCGTCCTTTTGAGTGGGGTGCTGATATAGTTGTTCACTCAACAACAAAATATATGGATGGTCATGCAACTTGCGTTGGTGGATGTATAGTTGATAGCGGAAACTTTGATTGGGATGCATACGCCGATAAATTCCCGGGATTGTGTACCCCCGATGAATCATATCATGGATTAACTTATACAAAAGCATTTGGAAAAGGAGCATACATAACTAAAGCAACAGCACAGTTAATGCGTGATTTAGGAAGTATTCAAAGTCCTCAAAATGCGTTCCTGTTAAATATAGGTTTAGAGACTCTTCATTTAAGAATGCCCCGTCATTGCAGTAATGCTCAAAAGGTGGCTGAATATCTCTCTAAAAATGAAAAAGTAGCATGGGTTAACTATTGTGGTTTGCCAGACAATCCATACTATGAGTTGGCTCAAAAATATATGCCAAATGGTTCATGTGGAGTAATATCTTTTGGATTGAAGGGTGGAAGAGAGGAGTCTATAAGATTTATGGATTCGCTTAAATTTGTTGCAATAGTAACACACGTTGCTGATGCTCGTACTTGCGTATTACACCCTGCAAGTCACACACACCGTCAATTAAGTGATGAACAGTTAATTGAAGCAGGAGTTCGCCCTGATTTAATACGTTTATCAGTTGGTATTGAAAATGTTGATGACATTAT from Bacteroidales bacterium encodes the following:
- a CDS encoding tryptophan-rich sensory protein; protein product: MKQQLIIKTITASIIGVALCMLIGLISGYIQSYSLTNWYPYLNRSSLSPPNYIFPIAWGIIYILNGISLGIIWGSNSHLRNSGVMLFSIQLALNFLWSILFFYMQSPMLGFINIFILDIALLLYMKRCYDIKKTAFWLNVPYMVWLLFATYLNLYVVVYN
- the ettA gene encoding energy-dependent translational throttle protein EttA, encoding MADDKKVIFSMVGVSKTYPPQKQVLKNIYLSFFYGAKIGIIGLNGSGKSTLLKIIAGLDTSYQGEVVFSPGYSVGYLPQEPQLDDEKTVKELVQEGVQPIMDTLKEYEEINEKFGLPEYYEDPDKMDQLFQRQAELQDMIDATDAWNIDSKLERAMDALRCPPEDQKAGTLSGGERRRVALCRLLLQQPDVLLLDEPTNHLDAESIDWLEQHLNQYPGTVIAITHDRYFLDHVAGWILELDRGEGIPWKGNYTSWLDQKTKRMEQEEKQASKRRKTLERELEWINMSPKARQAKGKARLNSYDKLLNQDQKEREEKLEIYIPNGPRLGNKVIEANGVAKAFGDKLLFDNLNFMLPPNGIVGVIGPNGAGKTTLFRLITGSEKADKGTFEVGETVKVAYVDQSHKDIDPEKTVYQIISQGVELIRMGGKDINARAYLSRFNFTGADQEKKAGVLSGGERNRLHLAMALKEEGNVLLLDEPTNDIDVNTLRALEEGLENFAGCAVVVSHDRWFLDRICTHILAFEGNSEVFFFEGSYSEYEENKKMRLGNIEPKRPRYRKLME
- a CDS encoding O-acetylhomoserine aminocarboxypropyltransferase/cysteine synthase, whose protein sequence is MDKKLNLETLCVQAGWTPKKGEPRVVPVYQSTTFKYDTSEQMARLFDLEDSGYFYTRLQNPTNDAVAAKIAALEGGVAAMLTSSGQAANFYAIFNICQAGDHFVCSSAIYGGTFNLFAVTMKKLGIDVTFIAPNATEDEINAAFKPNTKALFGETISNPSLDVLDIEKFARVAHKNGVPLIVDNTFPTPINCRPFEWGADIVVHSTTKYMDGHATCVGGCIVDSGNFDWDAYADKFPGLCTPDESYHGLTYTKAFGKGAYITKATAQLMRDLGSIQSPQNAFLLNIGLETLHLRMPRHCSNAQKVAEYLSKNEKVAWVNYCGLPDNPYYELAQKYMPNGSCGVISFGLKGGREESIRFMDSLKFVAIVTHVADARTCVLHPASHTHRQLSDEQLIEAGVRPDLIRLSVGIENVDDIIADIEQALNA
- a CDS encoding DUF4491 family protein, which codes for MELNNLHGLLIGICTFLIIGLFHPIVIKAEYYWGTKSWWIFLVMGIIGCVASILCNNLTISALFGVFSFSSFWSIKEVFEQRKRVERGWFPENPNRKK
- a CDS encoding glycosyltransferase, with amino-acid sequence MITASVVTYNTDIEELNNCLTDIETSIIGRVYVIDNSSRDYIAQTCKGFDKAEYIPSENRGFGAGHNIAIREAMLIGSDYHIVMNSDISFDGSAIEVLYNYMNNNPDVAQAQPKIVYPNGEIQYTCRLLPTPANLIFRRFLPKSWGKKMDDRYLLKNRDLSKEMNIPYHQGSFIFFRTECFKKVGLFDERFFMYPEDIDITRRMHKYYRTMYVPYTTIIHNHRAESYKNRKMLKIHIINMIKYFNKWGWVFDKERREWNKKISC
- a CDS encoding sulfatase — its product is MKLNNLYTLGGISALSILGACSTAKEEKPLNIIYIMTDDHTQQAMGCYGYDYANTPNLDRIANEGVIFTNSYVANSLSGPSRACMLTGKHSHANGFTNNIDSYFDGSQQTFPKLLQNAGYQTAIIGKWHLHSVPTGFDHWEILNGQGEYFNPQFITNGDTTVCDGYVTNLITDKSIAWLEENKDNEKPFCLLVHHKAIHRNWMADTCNLDAYEDVVFPLPDNFYDDYEGRVAAKEQEMDIKTNDMDLIYDLKMYRPGLESRLRQNYITDDGKHGLYGTMNEEQRKVWDAHYTPIINDFYASNLKGKELAEWKYQRYMKDYMKTVKSLDDNVGRLLAYLEENDLLENTLIVYTSDQGFYMGEHGWFDKRFMYNESFSTPLIMRMPNGYERRGEITDLVQNIDYAPTFLDIAGADIPEDIQGKSMLPILKSENNTMERKALYYHFYEYPAEHAVKKHYGIYDGRYKLIHFYDDIDVWELYDRATDPKEMTNLYNNPEYKDIIIKLKQQLKELQIEYNDPILEQYPL